A part of Helicobacter himalayensis genomic DNA contains:
- a CDS encoding AAA domain-containing protein translates to MNEQKYLILLKKQDKTKQIQSFEFKDFKLLVQFYQNPKIYSYTKEIFYFHSQARDISMQVDFEKSKLFGAQKILCFDTYSKVFFKNESLLVLTKELVFRDTKIDMDYFKAIAKIVSLKNTNEESLLQRALQKITHLNALEFYLYPKATRKRSLKKPLIFPFGSNESQYKAVQNAMTHQISIIKGPPGTGKTQSILNVIANVLLHKQSIAVVSNNNAALKNILDKLESYGFDCLCAFLGSRENKEKFIQNQKLISPAFRFKNSLEEKALQVLSQSVNTIFDLENQKAQNQNLLSSFKLEFRYFKASFKALNFKRRKNLHSKRILKEKMCLEHKQKLSFWDKCRLIFWVGVGDFAFYKQEKLEILKHLDYLYYRFKILELYRANKQIQKRLELLKSEDMLLKFKEESLIYLENFLYSHLKANVSKRHFSLEDMQKDPKAFLKQYPIVLSTTHSIKNTLNCEFDWLIIDEASCVDILTGILSLSCAKNALIVGDEKQLGNVITNEHRLKILELNEQYKPALNYDYLRHNFLSSALQTFKECPVVLLKEHYRCHPKIISFCNQKFYNNELIIRSKDKNEKDVLELITTSGNHARAKFNLREIEIIQREILPTLKKQTTDIGIITPYNEQKNALQNSEPQLEIDTIHKFQGREKETIIFSAVDNKINDFLNDAQILNVAVSRAKRYFKLVISQDLLQSQNHLSDLAKFIQYHNFQISKSQIQSIFDLLYKENAKARMAYLKKHLKAKDFNLVYESEKLIAALLNEIFTKAEFSHLDFVTHIPLARILNNTQKLNEIERKFALNPLSHIDFVIYNRFDKGLVACIEVDGYNYHKEEKQSKRDKIKDSILEKYHIPLLRLNTTQSKEKQRIEALLRGK, encoded by the coding sequence ATGAATGAACAAAAATATTTGATTCTGCTTAAAAAGCAAGATAAAACAAAGCAAATCCAAAGCTTTGAATTTAAAGATTTTAAGCTTTTGGTTCAGTTTTATCAAAATCCTAAAATTTATAGTTACACAAAGGAAATTTTTTATTTTCATTCACAAGCTAGAGATATAAGTATGCAGGTTGATTTTGAGAAGTCAAAGCTTTTTGGGGCGCAAAAAATTTTGTGTTTTGATACCTATAGCAAGGTTTTTTTCAAAAATGAAAGCTTGCTTGTTTTGACTAAAGAGCTTGTATTTCGTGATACAAAAATAGATATGGATTATTTTAAGGCTATTGCAAAAATCGTTTCTCTTAAAAATACCAATGAAGAATCCTTACTGCAAAGAGCTTTGCAAAAGATTACCCATTTAAATGCTTTAGAATTTTATCTTTATCCAAAAGCTACTAGAAAAAGGAGTTTAAAAAAGCCTTTGATTTTCCCTTTTGGCTCTAATGAAAGTCAATACAAAGCCGTGCAAAATGCGATGACTCATCAAATAAGCATTATCAAAGGACCGCCGGGTACGGGTAAAACACAAAGTATTTTAAATGTCATCGCAAATGTCCTCTTGCATAAACAAAGCATAGCCGTAGTTTCAAACAATAATGCTGCGTTAAAAAATATCTTAGATAAATTAGAAAGCTATGGTTTTGATTGTTTGTGTGCGTTTTTAGGAAGCAGAGAAAATAAAGAAAAATTCATACAAAATCAAAAGCTTATTTCTCCTGCCTTTAGATTCAAAAATAGCTTGGAAGAAAAAGCATTGCAAGTGCTTAGCCAAAGCGTCAATACTATCTTTGATTTAGAAAATCAAAAGGCGCAAAATCAAAACCTTTTATCAAGCTTTAAGCTTGAATTTAGGTATTTTAAAGCAAGTTTTAAGGCTCTAAATTTCAAAAGACGCAAAAATTTGCATTCTAAAAGAATCTTAAAAGAAAAAATGTGTTTAGAACACAAGCAAAAACTAAGCTTTTGGGATAAATGTCGTTTGATTTTTTGGGTGGGTGTAGGGGATTTTGCGTTTTATAAACAAGAAAAACTCGAAATTTTAAAACATTTAGATTATTTGTATTATCGCTTTAAAATTTTGGAGCTTTATAGGGCTAATAAGCAGATTCAAAAAAGATTAGAGCTTTTAAAAAGTGAAGATATGCTTTTAAAATTTAAAGAAGAATCGCTGATTTACTTAGAAAATTTTCTTTATTCACATTTAAAAGCAAATGTTTCAAAAAGGCATTTTAGCTTGGAGGATATGCAAAAAGACCCCAAAGCATTCTTAAAGCAATATCCCATAGTGCTAAGCACGACGCATTCTATTAAAAACACTTTAAATTGTGAATTTGATTGGCTTATTATCGATGAGGCTTCTTGCGTGGATATACTCACAGGGATTTTAAGCCTTTCTTGTGCAAAAAATGCCCTCATAGTAGGCGATGAAAAGCAGCTTGGAAATGTGATTACAAATGAACATAGGCTAAAAATTCTTGAGTTAAATGAGCAGTATAAGCCCGCATTAAATTATGATTATTTAAGGCATAATTTTCTTAGCTCTGCTTTGCAAACTTTTAAAGAATGCCCTGTGGTTTTGCTAAAAGAGCATTATCGTTGCCATCCTAAAATCATAAGCTTTTGCAATCAAAAATTTTATAACAATGAGCTTATAATCCGTTCAAAAGATAAAAATGAAAAAGATGTTTTAGAGCTTATCACAACTTCAGGAAATCACGCAAGGGCTAAGTTTAATCTAAGAGAAATAGAAATCATACAAAGAGAAATTCTCCCTACACTTAAAAAACAAACAACAGATATTGGGATTATTACCCCTTATAATGAGCAAAAAAATGCCCTTCAAAACTCAGAGCCACAACTTGAAATCGACACCATACATAAATTTCAAGGCAGAGAAAAGGAAACTATAATCTTTAGTGCTGTGGATAATAAAATCAATGATTTTCTTAATGATGCACAGATTTTAAATGTAGCTGTAAGCCGTGCTAAAAGGTATTTTAAACTTGTGATTTCACAAGATTTGCTCCAAAGTCAAAATCATCTAAGTGATTTAGCAAAATTCATACAATATCATAATTTTCAAATCTCTAAAAGCCAGATACAATCAATCTTTGACTTACTTTATAAAGAAAATGCAAAGGCTAGAATGGCGTATTTAAAAAAACATCTTAAGGCTAAAGATTTTAATTTAGTATATGAGAGTGAAAAGCTTATAGCGGCTTTACTCAATGAAATTTTTACAAAAGCAGAATTTTCGCATTTAGATTTTGTTACTCATATCCCTTTGGCTAGAATCTTAAACAACACACAAAAACTCAATGAAATAGAGAGAAAATTCGCGCTCAATCCTTTAAGTCATATTGATTTTGTGATTTACAACCGCTTTGATAAAGGCTTGGTTGCTTGTATTGAGGTAGATGGTTATAACTATCATAAAGAAGAAAAACAAAGCAAAAGAGATAAAATTAAAGATAGTATTTTAGAAAAATACCATATCCCTCTTTTACGGCTAAACACTACTCAAAGTAAGGAAAAACAAAGGATAGAGGCTTTATTGCGTGGAAAGTAA
- a CDS encoding PBECR2 nuclease fold domain-containing protein, with protein sequence MDKNFKKRQVEKFNKNKAEVDKLEKELEALKLGSLKDETFTDQKGQEHILSKDAQELWLKTFKLDSLEQDFIPFHNERIKKALGGKEFRLTKGSLYKIVEKNHEQYIEQIKETLEEPDAIIKDIDNMFIFAKELDNKLYFTSVNLETKDYFISISNAPKKESVLKNKLEAGAKIVYRSPNAKTIFYTETLLQANKSLANETDKGSLSIEQLKEYEKLAQINPKELQENFNIAKIIKHTETENPQEQESLKKELLESSNTLKKMLDFIELTIKDKIDAIEYATYPQSEMEAKIQELRARGIGEKYLESQARAELENEYYGLELAQLRKKESELRKAQFFENLEIILSPKFKEKGELGQANYYDLIKRKMNIAFKILNNESKLAKQEKNLTYKLNTKEGEKVVRKIFNDYKPDLEQRELFEKVLPMAQKLEVTFIHALHNGDKTASGLYEVHSNTARLKHNHTNAQEKGRTLLHELIHSTSSRALLLYERNPSVLNDMQKTAIKISRRFIKSLQKKQRN encoded by the coding sequence ATGGACAAAAATTTTAAAAAAAGACAAGTTGAGAAGTTTAATAAAAATAAAGCAGAAGTAGATAAATTAGAAAAAGAGCTAGAAGCCTTAAAGTTAGGAAGCTTAAAAGATGAAACCTTTACAGACCAAAAGGGACAAGAGCATATTTTAAGTAAAGACGCACAAGAGCTATGGCTAAAAACCTTTAAACTTGATAGCTTAGAACAGGATTTTATCCCATTCCATAACGAAAGAATAAAAAAGGCTTTAGGAGGTAAGGAGTTTAGACTAACCAAAGGCAGTTTATATAAAATTGTAGAGAAAAACCACGAACAATACATAGAGCAAATTAAAGAAACACTAGAAGAACCCGACGCAATAATAAAAGATATTGATAATATGTTTATTTTTGCAAAAGAGTTAGATAATAAATTGTATTTTACTAGCGTAAATTTAGAGACTAAAGATTATTTTATAAGTATTTCTAATGCACCCAAAAAAGAAAGTGTTTTAAAAAATAAGCTTGAAGCAGGTGCGAAAATTGTTTATCGATCTCCAAACGCCAAGACAATTTTTTACACTGAAACGCTTTTACAGGCTAACAAATCTTTAGCCAACGAGACCGACAAAGGCAGTTTATCAATTGAACAATTAAAAGAATATGAAAAATTAGCGCAAATAAATCCAAAAGAGCTACAAGAAAATTTCAATATAGCTAAAATCATAAAGCATACTGAGACAGAAAACCCCCAAGAGCAAGAATCCTTAAAAAAGGAATTGCTAGAATCTAGCAACACACTTAAAAAGATGTTAGATTTTATAGAACTAACAATAAAAGATAAAATAGACGCAATAGAATATGCAACTTATCCACAAAGTGAAATGGAAGCAAAAATACAAGAGCTAAGAGCTAGAGGTATAGGTGAAAAATACCTAGAATCCCAAGCAAGAGCAGAGCTAGAGAACGAATATTATGGGTTAGAGTTAGCACAGCTTAGGAAAAAAGAATCTGAGTTAAGAAAAGCGCAATTTTTTGAAAATTTGGAAATTATACTAAGCCCAAAATTTAAAGAAAAGGGTGAATTGGGACAAGCAAACTATTATGACTTGATAAAAAGAAAAATGAACATAGCCTTTAAGATTCTAAACAATGAAAGCAAACTTGCAAAACAAGAAAAGAACCTTACTTACAAGCTTAATACAAAAGAGGGCGAAAAAGTAGTGAGAAAGATTTTCAATGATTATAAGCCCGATTTGGAACAAAGGGAACTTTTTGAAAAAGTTTTACCAATGGCACAAAAGCTAGAAGTTACTTTTATCCACGCTTTGCATAATGGAGACAAAACTGCTAGCGGACTTTATGAAGTGCATAGTAATACCGCAAGGCTAAAACATAACCATACAAATGCACAAGAAAAAGGCAGAACCCTTTTACACGAGCTTATCCACTCTACATCATCAAGGGCTTTATTACTTTATGAAAGAAATCCAAGCGTGCTAAATGATATGCAAAAAACCGCAATTAAAATATCAAGGCGATTTATAAAGAGCTTACAGAAAAAACAGAGGAATTAG
- a CDS encoding LptF/LptG family permease → MFFRFITQYYLKYFLIVFLALELFFVGIDTLKYVDDLPDSANLFILFLFYDSVYAMSYTLPISLVLSSIMFFITFLKSNQLTALLALGFSRFSILKPILLVATLVTCLHIGLNCTPFAYAQESAESIINNQAVLNVRQDVLLKFNDKYIFMGKIFPLENGGARAENIKIFELENRELRSYYTAKSAFFTNDSWRLENAVFLDINKNLQLGKPALKREELTHLEVLNGFRPKVLDTFSQDKPTVSIVDAIDTLKISLQQGTSSTKMRAILYGLMIVPFFVPLSILIIASFIPSLARYGNLALISFACIVGALIVWGLFFSFSELSISGLLQPEAGVLSPFLLLFFVSLYFLRKINTKFI, encoded by the coding sequence ATGTTTTTTCGCTTTATCACGCAATATTATTTGAAGTATTTTTTAATCGTGTTTCTCGCACTCGAACTCTTTTTTGTGGGAATTGACACGCTGAAATATGTTGATGATTTGCCAGATTCTGCAAACCTTTTTATCCTTTTTTTGTTTTATGATAGCGTGTATGCGATGAGCTACACATTGCCTATTTCACTGGTGTTAAGCTCGATTATGTTTTTCATCACTTTTTTGAAAAGCAACCAACTCACCGCACTTTTGGCGCTTGGATTCTCTCGTTTTAGCATTTTAAAGCCAATTTTACTTGTGGCGACTTTGGTGACATGTTTGCATATCGGGCTAAATTGCACACCTTTTGCCTACGCACAAGAAAGCGCAGAATCTATCATCAATAATCAAGCCGTGCTTAATGTCCGTCAAGATGTGCTTTTAAAATTTAATGATAAATACATCTTTATGGGAAAAATTTTCCCACTCGAAAATGGCGGTGCGCGGGCTGAGAATATTAAAATTTTTGAGCTAGAAAACAGGGAATTAAGAAGCTATTACACCGCTAAAAGTGCGTTTTTTACAAATGATTCTTGGAGGCTAGAAAATGCTGTATTTTTGGATATTAATAAAAATTTGCAACTTGGCAAACCAGCGCTTAAACGCGAGGAATTAACGCATTTAGAAGTGCTAAATGGATTTCGCCCAAAGGTGCTTGATACTTTTTCGCAAGATAAGCCCACCGTTTCAATCGTTGATGCAATTGACACACTCAAAATCTCTCTGCAACAAGGCACAAGCTCGACTAAAATGCGCGCGATTCTCTATGGACTAATGATTGTGCCTTTCTTTGTGCCATTAAGCATTCTAATCATCGCTTCTTTTATCCCATCTCTGGCGCGTTATGGGAATCTCGCGCTTATTAGTTTTGCCTGTATTGTGGGTGCATTGATCGTGTGGGGGCTGTTTTTCTCTTTTTCAGAATTAAGCATTAGCGGTTTATTACAACCAGAAGCAGGTGTGCTTAGTCCATTTTTATTGCTTTTTTTCGTCAGCCTTTATTTCCTGCGTAAAATCAACACAAAGTTTATCTAG
- a CDS encoding F0F1 ATP synthase subunit A — MEERVFTFAGLLYSHTFEEFFSHQDFVIGLYTLLITLLILLFAKLATSKMQLVPSGIQNVYETLLSGVISFSKDIVGEEVARKYFPLAGTIGFMVLFANLIGIIPGFEAPSSSLSFTLVLALVVFFYYHFEGIRAQGVFSYFKHFAGPVWWLTPLMLPVEIISHFSRIISLSFRLFGNIKGDDMFLLIILMLAPWVVPAVPFAILTFMAFLQAFVFMILTYVYLHGAVVVDSDH; from the coding sequence ATGGAAGAGAGAGTTTTCACCTTTGCAGGTTTGCTGTATTCGCACACATTTGAGGAGTTTTTTTCTCATCAGGATTTCGTCATCGGGCTTTATACGCTTTTAATCACTTTGTTAATTCTGCTCTTTGCTAAACTTGCCACAAGTAAGATGCAACTCGTACCTAGCGGGATTCAGAATGTGTATGAGACATTGCTTAGTGGCGTGATAAGTTTTTCAAAAGACATTGTGGGTGAGGAAGTCGCAAGGAAGTATTTTCCGCTTGCTGGGACGATTGGTTTTATGGTGCTTTTTGCTAACTTGATTGGTATTATCCCCGGATTTGAAGCACCATCTTCAAGCCTTAGTTTTACGCTTGTGCTAGCGCTTGTGGTGTTTTTTTATTACCATTTTGAAGGCATTAGAGCGCAGGGCGTGTTTAGCTATTTCAAGCATTTTGCTGGTCCGGTGTGGTGGCTTACTCCGTTAATGTTGCCAGTTGAGATTATTTCGCATTTTTCGCGCATTATCTCGCTTTCATTTCGTTTGTTTGGGAATATCAAGGGCGATGATATGTTTTTGCTTATTATCCTAATGCTCGCACCTTGGGTTGTGCCAGCCGTGCCATTTGCAATTCTTACTTTTATGGCGTTTTTGCAAGCCTTTGTTTTTATGATCCTTACTTATGTTTATTTGCATGGTGCTGTGGTGGTAGATTCTGACCACTAG
- a CDS encoding thiamine phosphate synthase, protein MQSYLITPNPTRAYLRDFPQILSTFKPNLAMFRLDSHNLENLDSEIFPLGLEFAKLCKKNGVLSFLNLPNITQIFQDTQTQEKLFAYFDGVHLKGIQRDLLPILRDLPKDFNLGFSAHSITELESALTLGAQYCTLSPIFSTPNKGAPLGIKTLLSLDSTLLSRIFALGGIDTPQKRTELESALKANFDNVCNLRGFASIRYFLNLQNI, encoded by the coding sequence TTGCAGTCTTATCTCATCACCCCAAACCCTACGCGCGCATATTTGCGCGATTTTCCACAGATTCTCTCTACTTTCAAGCCAAATCTTGCAATGTTTCGGTTAGATTCCCACAATTTAGAGAATCTAGATTCTGAAATTTTCCCTCTTGGGCTTGAATTTGCAAAGCTTTGCAAAAAAAATGGGGTTTTAAGCTTTCTTAATCTCCCAAATATCACGCAGATTTTTCAAGACACACAAACACAAGAGAAGCTTTTCGCTTACTTTGATGGCGTGCATTTAAAAGGCATACAAAGAGATTTATTGCCCATTTTGCGTGATTTGCCAAAAGATTTTAATCTAGGCTTTAGCGCACATAGCATCACAGAGTTAGAATCCGCACTCACGCTTGGAGCGCAATATTGCACACTTAGCCCCATTTTTTCCACACCAAATAAGGGCGCACCACTAGGAATAAAAACACTTTTAAGCTTAGATTCTACGCTTTTGTCGCGTATTTTTGCACTTGGTGGGATAGACACGCCACAAAAACGCACAGAGTTAGAATCCGCACTCAAAGCTAACTTTGATAATGTATGCAATTTGCGAGGTTTCGCCTCAATCCGCTATTTTTTAAATCTGCAAAATATCTAG
- the lolA gene encoding LolA-like outer membrane lipoprotein chaperone, producing the protein MNFGTNISMKRVMRVCIFVFSGFLVFGFGAEFELKNLKSLEADFVQMVSTQEEMTLNYSGKLQAKAPNKAKWSYEPPMQKEVFVNNKELIVYEPALQQVHIQNLSTQQDFFEILSKAEEVEGKKHLRAKIDDIAYDIYLDSKGLPKRIEYSDSLENTTIIILENIKVNPKIADSVFVFVVPKGVDILRH; encoded by the coding sequence ATGAATTTTGGGACAAATATTTCAATGAAGCGCGTGATGAGGGTGTGTATTTTTGTATTTTCGGGCTTTTTGGTTTTTGGCTTTGGGGCGGAATTTGAGCTAAAAAATCTTAAGAGTTTGGAGGCAGATTTCGTGCAGATGGTAAGTACGCAAGAAGAGATGACTTTGAATTATAGTGGCAAATTGCAGGCAAAAGCGCCAAATAAGGCAAAGTGGAGCTATGAGCCGCCAATGCAAAAAGAGGTTTTTGTCAATAATAAAGAACTCATCGTCTATGAGCCAGCACTGCAACAAGTCCATATTCAAAATCTTAGCACGCAGCAGGATTTTTTTGAGATTCTTAGTAAGGCAGAGGAAGTTGAGGGTAAAAAGCACTTGAGGGCTAAAATTGATGACATTGCGTATGATATTTATCTAGATTCTAAAGGCTTGCCAAAACGCATAGAATATAGTGATAGCTTGGAAAATACGACAATCATCATATTGGAAAATATCAAGGTAAATCCAAAAATAGCAGATTCTGTGTTCGTCTTTGTTGTGCCAAAGGGCGTTGATATTCTTAGGCATTAG
- the secA gene encoding preprotein translocase subunit SecA, whose translation MLKMILNKILGSRNTKMLKIYQKRVNAINALESSLQPLSDEELQAKFQSLKNAVQNEGKSLDSVLDESFAITREASKRVLGMRHFDVQLIGGMVLHEGKIAEMRTGEGKTLVATLAVALNALSGKSVHVITVNDYLANRDGTELTPLYNFLGLSVGIITSDLRDDELKLSAYASNVVYGTNNEFGFDYLRDNMKYDLAQKVQKHHFFAIVDEVDSILIDEARTPLIISAPVNRTMQNYQLANSVAQKLKAESDFNIDEKNRVILLTEEGIKNAELLFKVDNLYSIENAALSHHLDQALKANYLFLKDKDYVVREGEVVIVDEFTGRLSEGRRFSEGLHQAIEAKENVAIKEESQTLADITFQNYFRLYGKLAGMTGTAQTEASEFLQIYNLDVVSIPTNVPIKRNDLNDLIYKSEREKFNAVVTKIIELYKSTQPVLVGTASIEKSEVLHELLKKARIPHNVLNAKQHAKEAEIIKDAGKKGSVTIATNMAGRGVDIKIDDEVRALGGLYIIGTERHESRRIDNQLRGRAGRQGDPGVSQFYLSLEDSLLRIFGSDKLKNIMERLGLKDGEYIESSLVTHSVENAQKKVESLHFESRKHLLEYDDVANEQRKAIYRLRDDLLNAEFDMSEKITQNRTTTLSHLLERAQIFPNEDSANFDLNTLRAILKEELGIASVQNLEGLEYEELQETLNAKITQEYEAKMALLSKEQRNEIERIIYLQVLDNSWREHLYTMDNLKTGIGLRGYNQKDPLVEYKKESYNLFLEFVENLKIDTTKTLQIVRLKSQEDEKQAAQKVLDSLESSEENFSFNKDESAINAPKAKISRNDPCPCGSGKKYKLCHGKSGPKKGLLA comes from the coding sequence ATGCTAAAAATGATACTTAATAAAATTTTAGGCTCACGAAATACCAAAATGCTTAAAATCTATCAAAAACGCGTAAATGCCATAAACGCGCTAGAATCTAGCCTACAACCTTTAAGCGATGAGGAATTACAAGCAAAATTTCAATCACTCAAAAATGCCGTGCAAAATGAAGGAAAAAGCCTAGATTCTGTGCTAGACGAAAGCTTTGCAATCACACGCGAGGCGAGCAAAAGGGTGCTAGGAATGAGACATTTTGATGTCCAGCTCATTGGCGGTATGGTATTACACGAAGGGAAAATTGCTGAAATGCGCACAGGTGAGGGAAAAACACTTGTGGCAACCTTAGCGGTCGCGCTCAATGCGCTAAGTGGCAAGAGCGTGCATGTGATAACGGTGAATGACTATCTAGCGAACCGCGATGGCACCGAGCTTACACCTCTTTATAATTTTTTGGGCTTAAGCGTTGGTATTATCACTTCAGATTTGCGTGATGATGAACTCAAGCTTAGTGCATACGCAAGCAATGTCGTGTATGGCACGAATAATGAATTTGGCTTTGACTACCTGCGCGATAATATGAAATACGACCTCGCGCAAAAGGTGCAAAAGCACCATTTTTTCGCCATTGTTGATGAGGTGGATTCTATCCTTATTGACGAGGCGCGCACGCCTTTGATTATTTCAGCCCCTGTAAATCGCACTATGCAAAATTACCAGCTTGCAAATTCTGTGGCGCAGAAGCTCAAAGCAGAATCTGATTTTAATATTGATGAAAAAAACCGCGTGATTTTGCTTACAGAAGAAGGCATTAAAAATGCCGAGCTGCTTTTTAAGGTTGATAATCTTTACAGCATTGAAAATGCCGCGCTATCCCACCATCTAGACCAAGCACTCAAGGCAAATTACCTCTTTTTGAAAGATAAAGATTATGTGGTGCGTGAGGGTGAAGTGGTGATTGTCGATGAATTTACAGGGCGACTAAGTGAGGGCAGGCGTTTTAGCGAGGGCTTACATCAAGCTATTGAAGCCAAAGAAAATGTCGCGATTAAAGAAGAATCCCAAACACTTGCGGATATTACTTTCCAAAATTACTTCCGCTTATATGGTAAGCTTGCCGGAATGACTGGCACAGCGCAAACTGAGGCAAGCGAATTTTTGCAAATTTATAACCTTGATGTCGTCTCAATCCCCACAAATGTCCCAATCAAGCGCAATGATTTAAACGACTTAATTTATAAAAGCGAGAGAGAAAAATTTAATGCTGTTGTGACAAAAATCATCGAGCTTTACAAAAGCACACAGCCGGTGCTTGTGGGGACTGCTAGCATTGAAAAAAGCGAAGTATTGCACGAACTGCTAAAAAAAGCCAGAATCCCGCATAATGTGCTTAATGCAAAACAACATGCCAAAGAAGCTGAAATCATCAAAGACGCGGGCAAAAAAGGCTCGGTTACAATCGCTACAAATATGGCTGGACGCGGCGTGGATATTAAAATTGATGATGAAGTGCGCGCTCTTGGTGGGTTGTATATCATCGGCACAGAGCGCCACGAAAGCCGCCGCATTGATAATCAATTGCGCGGGCGTGCCGGTAGGCAGGGCGATCCGGGCGTTAGTCAATTTTATTTAAGCTTAGAAGATTCTTTGCTTAGAATCTTTGGGAGTGATAAGCTAAAAAATATTATGGAGCGCTTGGGGCTTAAAGATGGCGAGTACATAGAATCGAGCCTTGTAACGCACTCAGTCGAAAACGCGCAAAAAAAGGTGGAAAGTCTGCATTTTGAATCTCGCAAGCATTTGCTTGAATATGATGATGTCGCAAACGAGCAAAGAAAGGCGATTTATCGCTTGCGCGATGATTTATTAAATGCGGAATTTGATATGAGCGAAAAAATCACGCAAAACCGCACCACCACACTTAGCCACTTGCTAGAGCGCGCGCAGATTTTCCCAAATGAAGATAGCGCAAATTTTGATTTAAACACACTGCGAGCAATTTTAAAAGAGGAGTTAGGCATTGCCTCTGTGCAAAATTTAGAAGGTTTAGAATACGAAGAATTGCAAGAAACACTCAATGCCAAAATCACGCAGGAATATGAAGCTAAAATGGCACTTTTAAGCAAAGAGCAACGTAATGAAATCGAGCGCATCATCTATCTGCAAGTGCTTGATAACTCGTGGCGCGAGCATCTCTACACGATGGACAATCTCAAAACTGGCATTGGCTTGCGTGGCTATAACCAAAAAGATCCGCTTGTAGAATACAAAAAAGAGAGTTACAACCTCTTTTTAGAGTTTGTTGAAAATCTCAAAATTGATACCACTAAAACCCTGCAAATTGTGCGCTTGAAATCTCAAGAGGATGAGAAACAAGCCGCGCAAAAGGTGCTAGATTCTCTAGAATCTAGCGAAGAGAATTTTTCATTCAACAAAGATGAAAGCGCGATAAACGCACCAAAAGCAAAAATCTCGCGCAATGATCCTTGTCCGTGCGGAAGTGGTAAAAAATACAAACTTTGCCACGGCAAAAGTGGTCCCAAAAAAGGATTGCTAGCTTAA
- the rpsO gene encoding 30S ribosomal protein S15 — protein MALDMAKKKEIIANFARDSKDTGSSEVQVALLTQRIADLTEHLKANPKDHSSRLGLLKLVGQRKSLLAYLKRTQYERYAKLISALKLKDR, from the coding sequence ATGGCTTTAGATATGGCGAAAAAGAAAGAGATTATTGCAAATTTTGCAAGAGATTCTAAGGATACGGGTTCATCAGAAGTGCAAGTGGCGCTTTTGACGCAACGTATCGCTGATTTAACAGAGCATTTGAAAGCAAATCCAAAGGATCATTCAAGTCGCTTAGGACTACTTAAGCTCGTAGGGCAGAGAAAATCGCTTCTTGCATATCTCAAACGCACGCAGTACGAGCGCTATGCAAAGCTTATCAGCGCACTAAAACTCAAAGACAGATAA
- a CDS encoding transcriptional repressor: MVSNTRLETLDAILERLRGDIKKNGLKNSKQREEIITVLYKSGTHLSPEEITNQIRTHDKNASISSVYRILSFLEKEGFITALEADKSGRRYEIAAKEHHDHIICLNCGDIIEFVNPQIEEIQIKICQEIGAKLISHDMRLFVKCSKCQGQGL; this comes from the coding sequence ATGGTGAGCAATACGAGATTAGAAACACTTGATGCGATTTTAGAGCGGTTGCGTGGGGATATTAAAAAAAATGGTTTAAAAAATTCTAAGCAACGCGAGGAAATCATCACCGTTCTTTATAAAAGTGGCACACACTTAAGCCCAGAAGAAATCACAAACCAAATCCGCACGCACGACAAGAATGCTAGCATTTCATCAGTGTATAGAATCTTAAGCTTTTTGGAAAAAGAAGGATTTATCACAGCCCTTGAAGCCGATAAAAGTGGCAGACGCTATGAAATCGCTGCAAAAGAGCATCACGATCACATCATTTGCCTAAATTGCGGAGATATTATTGAGTTTGTCAATCCACAAATTGAAGAAATACAAATCAAAATCTGCCAAGAAATCGGTGCAAAGCTCATCAGCCACGATATGCGCCTTTTTGTCAAATGCTCAAAATGCCAAGGACAAGGGCTATAA